One Desulfonispora thiosulfatigenes DSM 11270 DNA window includes the following coding sequences:
- a CDS encoding o-succinylbenzoate--CoA ligase, translating to MSSETMPNWLAKRADLTPKRIAIENEEEKMTFKELNEQAKIMARQVASLDIEDEENIALLLKNDFPAIILIHALAYLDVTLVFLNTRLSPKELAFQVQDAGVKRLIYADNYEELVVKINLACQQEKVNLKFKLETISIKQLSTLKEMEIPLQTEINLAKIHSIIYTSGTTGTPKGVTLSYGNHFWSAVGSCLNLGLDNNDTWLLALPIFHVSGLSILMRSVIYGIRIVVHENFEAQKVNQSLLNHGVTLISVVSIQLQKMLDNLKQDSYPSSLRCVLLGGGFVPRSLLEESQKRKIPVFQTYGMTETASQIVTLSPEYLTSKLGSAGKPLFPAQLKIMSKDQEIINEVGEIVVKGPSVTKGYYHNEKATKEAFKEGWIYTGDLGYVDEEGFLYIVDRRSDLIISGGENIYPAEIETVLLTHPDVEEVGVTGMDDEKWGKVPIAFIKVKESKNRKNNQAIIDNKNNEDIKYFKDTKLLAHQLQHYCGERLAKYKVPTRIIFVESLPRNASNKLLRRKLLEYLN from the coding sequence ATGAGTAGTGAAACAATGCCTAATTGGTTAGCTAAAAGAGCTGATTTGACTCCGAAGCGAATTGCAATTGAAAATGAAGAGGAAAAAATGACCTTCAAGGAGCTAAATGAACAGGCAAAGATAATGGCTAGGCAAGTAGCAAGTTTAGACATTGAAGATGAGGAAAATATAGCACTATTACTAAAAAATGATTTCCCGGCGATTATTTTAATTCATGCCCTAGCCTATTTAGATGTTACTTTAGTCTTTTTAAACACGAGATTATCGCCTAAAGAATTAGCCTTTCAAGTACAAGATGCAGGGGTAAAAAGATTAATTTATGCTGATAATTATGAGGAACTTGTGGTGAAAATAAATCTAGCATGCCAGCAAGAAAAAGTTAATCTTAAATTTAAATTAGAAACAATTAGTATAAAACAACTTTCTACGTTAAAGGAAATGGAAATTCCTTTACAAACAGAAATAAATTTAGCTAAAATCCATTCCATTATTTATACTTCTGGAACTACAGGTACGCCTAAAGGAGTTACGTTATCTTATGGCAACCATTTTTGGAGTGCAGTAGGATCTTGCCTTAATTTAGGTCTAGATAATAATGATACTTGGTTATTAGCCCTGCCGATATTTCATGTAAGTGGATTATCAATTTTAATGCGTAGTGTAATTTATGGAATTAGGATAGTAGTACATGAGAATTTTGAGGCGCAAAAAGTTAATCAGTCTCTTTTAAATCATGGAGTTACTCTTATATCTGTGGTTAGTATTCAGCTACAAAAAATGCTGGATAATTTAAAACAAGATTCTTATCCCAGTTCTCTTCGGTGCGTGTTACTCGGTGGAGGATTTGTACCTCGAAGTTTACTAGAAGAGAGTCAAAAAAGAAAAATCCCTGTTTTTCAAACTTATGGTATGACTGAAACAGCCTCGCAAATAGTTACCCTTAGTCCGGAATATTTAACATCTAAACTGGGCTCAGCAGGCAAGCCTTTATTTCCAGCGCAGTTAAAAATCATGAGTAAGGATCAAGAAATAATTAACGAAGTAGGCGAAATAGTAGTTAAAGGACCAAGTGTGACTAAAGGATATTATCATAATGAAAAGGCGACAAAAGAAGCTTTTAAAGAAGGATGGATCTACACTGGAGATTTAGGTTATGTAGATGAAGAAGGATTTTTATATATTGTAGACAGGCGTAGTGATTTAATTATTTCAGGAGGGGAAAACATTTATCCTGCTGAAATAGAAACTGTGTTATTAACTCATCCTGATGTCGAGGAAGTAGGGGTTACGGGTATGGATGATGAAAAGTGGGGCAAGGTTCCCATTGCCTTTATTAAGGTTAAAGAAAGTAAAAATCGTAAAAATAATCAAGCTATTATAGATAATAAAAATAATGAAGATATTAAATATTTTAAAGATACAAAGCTTTTAGCCCACCAGTTACAGCATTATTGTGGTGAGAGACTTGCTAAATATAAAGTTCCAACCCGGATTATCTTTGTGGAAAGTTTGCCACGTAATGCTAGTAATAAATTATTACGACGCAAACTTTTAGAATACTTAAATTAG
- the menB gene encoding 1,4-dihydroxy-2-naphthoyl-CoA synthase, with protein sequence MTIKWIQEREYEDILYHTHEGIAKITINRPEVHNAFRPKTVSEMIDAFAYARDDENIGVIILAGAGGKAFCSGGDQKVRGHGGYIGEDKIPRLNVLDLQRLIRFTPKPVVAMVAGYAIGGGHVLHIVCDLTIAADNAIFGQTGPKVGSFDAGYGAGYLARIVGHKKAREIWYLCRQYNAQEALDMGLVNTVVPLEQLEEETVKWCEEMLDKSPTALRFLKASFNADTDGLAGLQQFGGDATLLYYTTDEAKEGRDAFKEKRQPDFKKFPRFP encoded by the coding sequence ATGACAATTAAATGGATACAAGAACGTGAATATGAAGACATTTTATATCATACGCACGAGGGAATCGCTAAAATTACAATTAATCGTCCTGAGGTACATAATGCTTTTCGTCCTAAAACAGTAAGTGAAATGATAGATGCTTTTGCTTATGCTAGAGATGATGAAAACATTGGTGTAATTATCTTAGCTGGTGCAGGGGGAAAGGCTTTTTGTTCAGGTGGTGACCAAAAGGTACGAGGTCATGGCGGTTACATAGGAGAGGATAAAATTCCTCGTTTAAATGTATTAGATCTTCAGCGTTTAATTAGATTTACGCCAAAGCCTGTGGTAGCAATGGTAGCTGGATATGCTATTGGGGGAGGACATGTTTTACATATTGTTTGTGATTTAACTATTGCAGCTGATAATGCAATTTTTGGACAAACTGGACCAAAGGTAGGAAGCTTTGACGCAGGATATGGTGCAGGTTATTTAGCTCGTATTGTTGGACATAAAAAGGCCCGTGAAATTTGGTATTTATGTCGTCAATATAATGCCCAGGAAGCTTTAGATATGGGACTTGTAAATACAGTTGTTCCTTTAGAACAATTGGAAGAAGAAACTGTAAAATGGTGTGAGGAAATGTTAGATAAATCTCCTACAGCTTTACGCTTTTTAAAAGCATCTTTTAATGCAGATACTGATGGTCTTGCAGGGCTGCAACAATTTGGCGGGGATGCTACTTTATTATATTATACTACTGATGAAGCCAAAGAAGGTAGAGATGCCTTTAAAGAAAAAAGACAACCAGATTTTAAAAAATTCCCACGTTTTCCGTAA
- the menH gene encoding 2-succinyl-6-hydroxy-2,4-cyclohexadiene-1-carboxylate synthase, which translates to MKVNHLDYHVEVQGAGEPVLVLHGFSGSSKSFSKFSDLWSQDYQVILVDILGHGNSAKPADYRRYEMDKVAEDLKVILKNLNIAKTHLFGYSMGGRLALNFVFKYPQMIASLILESSSPGLENEEERELRREQDYELATFIEEKGIAEFVSYWDSLPLFNLKEIAKEKKNALHQERLNNDTKGLANSLRGMGTGRQKPLWHALQEIKVPVLLIVGEKDKKYCKIAAEMAKRLPNAQKEVVQEASHIVHLEKPHIFSNLILEFLQGRYKNDN; encoded by the coding sequence ATGAAAGTTAATCACCTGGATTATCATGTTGAGGTACAAGGAGCGGGAGAACCTGTCTTAGTATTACATGGTTTTAGTGGATCTAGTAAGAGCTTTAGTAAATTTAGTGATTTATGGTCCCAAGATTATCAAGTAATTTTAGTTGATATCCTAGGACATGGAAACTCAGCTAAACCTGCAGATTATAGGCGCTATGAAATGGACAAGGTAGCTGAAGATTTAAAGGTAATCTTAAAAAATTTAAACATTGCTAAAACTCATCTCTTTGGCTATTCCATGGGAGGAAGGCTGGCTCTCAACTTTGTGTTTAAATATCCACAGATGATCGCTTCTTTAATTTTAGAAAGTAGCTCACCAGGGTTAGAAAATGAGGAAGAACGTGAGCTAAGGCGAGAACAGGATTACGAATTAGCCACATTTATCGAAGAAAAAGGCATAGCGGAGTTTGTCTCCTACTGGGATAGCTTACCTTTATTTAATTTAAAAGAGATAGCAAAAGAAAAGAAAAATGCCTTACATCAAGAACGTTTAAATAATGATACTAAAGGATTAGCTAATAGTTTGCGTGGTATGGGAACGGGAAGGCAAAAACCTTTATGGCACGCCTTGCAAGAGATAAAAGTTCCGGTTTTACTCATTGTAGGTGAAAAGGATAAAAAGTATTGCAAAATAGCAGCTGAGATGGCTAAGCGTTTGCCAAATGCCCAGAAAGAAGTAGTTCAAGAAGCAAGTCATATAGTGCATTTAGAAAAGCCACACATATTTAGTAATTTAATTTTGGAATTTTTACAGGGGAGGTATAAAAATGACAATTAA
- the menD gene encoding 2-succinyl-5-enolpyruvyl-6-hydroxy-3-cyclohexene-1-carboxylic-acid synthase has translation MNTRDAMTKYIASFVDELAKSGVEDIVISPGSRSTPISMLMMEHPKIKTWIQIDERSAGYFALGIAKAKKKPVALVCTSGTAVANYLPSIVEAHYQRVPLIVLTADRPHELREVGAPQSIDQINIFGKYAKWFVEMPLAEDSERMLNYVRMVANRAVGIAKFDCSGIVHLNFPFRDPLIPNLELENLWDGGRGGDAYTQVLAGSRKIDKLELNLVADKLRTKDKGVIICGPDIKAELINEIIKLAKILKYPILADPLANLRCGVHSKEWIIDSYDAFLRNDNFKKLVKPELVLRFGAMPVSKAVLLYLEGSSECEQIIIDENTSWREPTLKAAQMIYTDEAEFCRSLGEMLPEKIPTKWGEFWQKINTLAAEHMVSEGTKAELFEGGVMIELQKILPEKSILFLGNSMPIRDADYFFTCTDKEVKFLANRGTNGIDGVISSALGASTVHNPLVLVIGDLSFFHDSNALFLTKLYNLDITIILVNNDGGGIFSFLPQAKYGKHFEELFGTPMGLDYENLVKMYQGSFTKINSWEEFREGVSKGFTSKGLSVIEVPSNRETNEKAHCEIWSSLMPKIDQELKKNES, from the coding sequence ATGAATACCCGTGATGCTATGACGAAATATATAGCAAGTTTTGTAGATGAATTAGCAAAATCTGGGGTCGAGGATATTGTAATTAGTCCAGGATCTAGGTCTACTCCCATCTCTATGTTAATGATGGAGCATCCTAAAATAAAGACGTGGATTCAAATAGATGAACGCTCAGCTGGATATTTTGCTTTAGGAATAGCAAAGGCCAAGAAGAAACCAGTGGCGCTTGTGTGTACTTCAGGAACTGCGGTGGCAAATTACCTGCCAAGTATTGTAGAGGCTCATTATCAAAGAGTACCACTTATCGTGCTTACAGCAGATCGCCCTCATGAATTACGAGAAGTAGGAGCCCCACAATCTATTGATCAAATTAATATTTTTGGTAAATATGCTAAGTGGTTTGTGGAAATGCCTTTAGCAGAAGACAGTGAAAGAATGCTTAATTATGTGCGCATGGTTGCAAATCGAGCAGTGGGAATAGCAAAATTTGATTGTAGTGGGATAGTACATTTAAACTTTCCTTTTCGGGACCCTTTAATCCCTAATTTAGAATTAGAAAATTTATGGGATGGTGGCAGGGGGGGAGATGCCTATACTCAGGTTTTAGCTGGTTCGAGAAAAATAGATAAACTAGAGCTTAACTTAGTAGCTGACAAACTAAGAACCAAAGATAAGGGTGTAATTATTTGTGGACCCGATATTAAAGCTGAACTGATTAATGAAATAATTAAGCTTGCTAAAATCTTAAAATACCCGATTTTAGCCGATCCTTTAGCCAATTTACGCTGTGGTGTTCATTCAAAAGAGTGGATAATTGATAGTTATGATGCCTTTTTACGTAATGATAATTTTAAAAAGCTAGTAAAACCAGAGCTAGTATTAAGGTTTGGCGCAATGCCCGTTTCCAAAGCAGTATTATTATATTTAGAAGGATCTAGCGAATGTGAGCAAATAATTATTGATGAAAATACTAGCTGGCGAGAACCCACGCTAAAAGCTGCACAGATGATTTATACTGACGAAGCAGAATTTTGCAGGAGTTTAGGAGAAATGTTACCTGAGAAGATTCCCACTAAATGGGGTGAGTTTTGGCAAAAAATTAATACTTTAGCAGCTGAGCATATGGTAAGTGAAGGAACAAAAGCAGAATTATTTGAAGGTGGAGTGATGATTGAACTGCAAAAAATCTTACCTGAAAAGTCTATCTTGTTTTTAGGTAATAGTATGCCTATAAGAGATGCTGATTATTTTTTTACTTGTACCGATAAAGAAGTGAAATTTTTAGCTAATAGGGGAACAAATGGGATAGATGGGGTAATTTCAAGTGCCCTAGGAGCAAGTACTGTTCATAATCCTTTAGTGCTTGTAATTGGAGATTTATCTTTTTTCCATGATTCTAATGCTTTATTTTTAACTAAACTATATAATCTTGATATAACTATTATTCTAGTTAATAATGATGGTGGCGGAATTTTTTCCTTTTTACCACAAGCAAAATATGGTAAACATTTTGAAGAATTATTTGGTACACCTATGGGTTTAGATTATGAAAATTTAGTAAAAATGTATCAAGGGTCTTTTACTAAAATAAACTCTTGGGAAGAATTTAGGGAAGGTGTCTCTAAAGGATTTACAAGCAAAGGGCTATCGGTTATTGAAGTGCCTTCAAATCGAGAGACTAATGAAAAGGCTCATTGTGAAATTTGGAGTTCTTTGATGCCAAAAATAGATCAAGAGCTTAAAAAAAATGAAAGTTAA
- a CDS encoding isochorismate synthase: MKAENKELYDLIQMAINRAKDRKTNILLSYVQEIDEINPLTFFTLGSLFKGTRFLWSEPSRNQYLVGLGHAYTISNDFSQQRFWAVQYEWQRLVDNQISNIELKPSSGIGPILFGGFSFDPDKDKTDLWKNYQEAKMVVPSYMLTINKGKTFLTFNVLIHANDRLEEVIKDMKEKEKIIFQRKTIQDNNENIVINKENINVESWLNSVAGVVSEIKQGYVNKVVLARELRLQMREKIEVATVLERLLDEQPKSYIFALECEEDCFIGASPELLVKKEKNEFKSMCLAGTIGRGKTPAEDEKLGNELLNDHKNLYEHALVVEMIKNAMEKGCEEVEIAKSPSLYDLKNVKHLHTPVKGLAKEGVTILDMVERLHPTPALGGYPKEISMNIIRKKEVLDRGWYAGPIGWLDSKCDGEFAVAIRSSLIKGNIVSLFAGGGIVERSNPAQEYQETEMKFKPMLSALRG, encoded by the coding sequence GTGAAAGCTGAAAATAAAGAATTATACGATTTGATACAAATGGCAATAAATCGCGCTAAAGATAGAAAGACTAATATCTTACTTAGTTATGTACAAGAAATCGATGAAATTAATCCCTTAACCTTTTTTACCCTAGGAAGTTTATTTAAAGGAACCCGGTTTCTTTGGTCTGAACCTTCGAGAAATCAGTATTTAGTAGGATTAGGACATGCTTATACAATTAGCAATGACTTTTCCCAGCAAAGGTTTTGGGCTGTGCAATATGAATGGCAAAGATTAGTGGATAATCAAATAAGTAATATAGAACTAAAGCCAAGTTCGGGTATAGGTCCTATTCTCTTTGGTGGGTTTTCATTTGACCCTGATAAAGATAAAACGGATTTATGGAAAAACTATCAAGAGGCAAAAATGGTAGTACCAAGTTATATGCTTACTATTAATAAAGGAAAGACTTTTTTAACTTTTAATGTCCTTATTCATGCCAATGATAGATTAGAAGAAGTTATTAAGGATATGAAGGAAAAAGAAAAAATCATTTTTCAAAGGAAAACAATACAGGACAATAACGAAAATATAGTTATAAATAAAGAAAATATAAATGTCGAATCCTGGTTAAATTCTGTAGCAGGTGTAGTAAGTGAGATTAAACAAGGATATGTAAATAAAGTGGTATTGGCAAGAGAATTAAGACTGCAAATGCGGGAAAAGATAGAAGTAGCCACGGTTTTAGAAAGACTCTTAGATGAGCAACCTAAAAGCTATATCTTTGCTTTAGAATGTGAAGAGGATTGCTTTATAGGAGCATCGCCTGAACTATTAGTTAAAAAGGAAAAAAATGAGTTTAAGTCAATGTGTTTAGCTGGGACGATTGGAAGGGGCAAAACTCCTGCCGAAGATGAAAAACTTGGAAATGAATTATTAAATGATCATAAAAACTTATACGAGCATGCTTTAGTGGTAGAGATGATAAAAAATGCAATGGAAAAAGGATGCGAGGAAGTAGAAATAGCCAAATCACCTAGTTTATATGATTTAAAAAATGTTAAGCATTTACATACACCAGTAAAAGGATTGGCTAAAGAAGGGGTTACTATATTAGATATGGTAGAAAGATTACATCCTACTCCAGCTTTAGGGGGATATCCCAAGGAAATAAGTATGAATATTATTAGAAAAAAAGAGGTTTTAGATCGAGGATGGTATGCAGGCCCTATTGGCTGGCTAGATAGTAAATGTGATGGCGAATTTGCTGTGGCCATTCGTTCTAGTTTAATAAAAGGAAATATAGTATCTTTATTTGCCGGTGGTGGAATTGTTGAAAGGTCAAATCCGGCACAAGAATATCAAGAAACAGAAATGAAATTTAAGCCTATGTTATCAGCTTTAAGGGGATGA
- a CDS encoding hotdog fold thioesterase: protein MNFKNTIHESLEIKTVELTKEKVILSMPVGPKTHQPMGYLHGGASVVLAESAASMGTLLYLDLEKETAVGIEINANHLKSKKDGLVRAVATPIHKGRTIMVWNIEILDEQDEKICICRCTIGIVTKKRGT, encoded by the coding sequence ATGAATTTTAAAAATACTATCCATGAATCTTTAGAAATTAAAACTGTAGAGTTAACCAAAGAAAAGGTAATCTTAAGTATGCCCGTAGGACCAAAAACTCATCAACCGATGGGTTACCTTCATGGAGGGGCATCAGTAGTTTTAGCTGAATCAGCAGCGAGTATGGGGACATTATTATATCTTGATTTAGAAAAGGAAACGGCTGTTGGCATTGAAATAAATGCCAATCATCTAAAAAGTAAAAAAGATGGACTTGTAAGAGCAGTGGCTACCCCCATTCATAAAGGAAGGACTATCATGGTCTGGAATATTGAAATACTGGATGAACAAGATGAAAAAATCTGTATTTGCCGCTGCACAATTGGCATAGTAACAAAAAAAAGGGGCACCTAG
- a CDS encoding stalk domain-containing protein, producing MFRFLTILLMTLVMMIPNVSEAAQNGVPQLTEQTPITAGAVLKKYDWQTKPGLAKIHVMEIDLRNPYVQINSISGSGKLTQRLNVSAMAKYTGAIAAINGDFYNTKAEGSPIGPMVMGDRLVTSSSHLQGWYALGITKDRKASIDAFSFDGKVAAPTGAVFKLSGLNKTIYWEEPGGIHSHANKLHLYNDLWGGTTRGNDEHTIPTEMLIKNGVVQAISQDKYFDFAVPEGMYILRGHGDSAKFILDNFKVGDPVDLDYSISPDKNWSMVVGGHALLADNGKAVPYTKDLSSLGGIRARTAAGISQDGNILYLVGVEGRTTNSVGISLKDLASFFEHIGVWKALNLDGGGSTTMVSRPLGDSETQKVFATEQKTERMVISGIGVYSDAPTGTKIQGLKAPEKEQMFLINEEARFSLKAYDEYYNPIDANNFPIIWQEVGNLGNVVENKFIPAKSGKTEISASIDNQSIKFPIKIIGRDDIDQMEVTGTPGANAAGDTKELSITMKTKYGETKKVPAYSVDWEFFNFYGQVSPDGTLTINDTMGNAVGFVVARYEGFSAPFILQFSGNEQGTVPGAGEHKTLELTIGKKTLQAGGANLEMDVAPVIIGGRTLVPVRFISEALGAKVNWEAEANNVTIVKEKNWIDLWPENNFMVVNGKTNSLDVAPKIIEGRTMLPLRAVSESLNLKVEWDEKNQTIKLY from the coding sequence ATGTTTAGATTTTTAACAATATTATTAATGACATTAGTAATGATGATACCAAATGTGTCAGAGGCGGCACAGAACGGAGTTCCACAACTAACTGAACAAACACCAATTACAGCAGGTGCTGTGTTAAAAAAATATGATTGGCAGACAAAACCAGGGTTAGCGAAAATTCATGTTATGGAGATAGATTTACGAAATCCTTATGTGCAGATTAATTCAATATCAGGATCTGGAAAACTAACTCAGCGCTTAAATGTATCTGCAATGGCAAAATATACAGGAGCTATAGCAGCTATTAATGGAGATTTTTACAATACTAAAGCAGAAGGATCTCCTATTGGACCTATGGTTATGGGAGATAGACTTGTTACTTCTTCTTCACACTTACAAGGTTGGTATGCCTTAGGGATTACTAAAGATAGAAAAGCAAGTATAGATGCTTTTTCTTTTGATGGAAAGGTAGCTGCACCTACAGGAGCGGTATTTAAATTATCTGGACTTAATAAGACCATTTATTGGGAGGAGCCAGGAGGAATCCATAGCCACGCCAATAAATTACATCTTTATAATGATTTATGGGGAGGAACAACTAGAGGTAATGATGAACACACAATTCCAACTGAAATGCTTATAAAGAACGGTGTAGTTCAAGCAATATCACAAGATAAGTACTTTGATTTCGCTGTACCAGAAGGAATGTACATTTTACGTGGTCATGGTGATTCTGCTAAGTTTATTTTAGATAACTTTAAAGTAGGAGACCCAGTGGATCTTGATTATTCAATCAGTCCAGATAAAAACTGGTCCATGGTTGTAGGGGGACATGCCCTATTAGCTGATAATGGCAAAGCGGTTCCTTATACAAAGGATTTATCATCTTTAGGTGGTATTCGTGCTAGAACTGCTGCAGGGATTTCTCAGGATGGTAATATTCTTTATTTGGTTGGTGTAGAAGGACGTACTACAAATAGTGTTGGAATTAGTCTTAAAGATTTAGCATCATTTTTTGAACATATTGGAGTATGGAAAGCTTTAAATCTTGATGGTGGTGGATCAACTACCATGGTATCTAGACCCTTAGGAGATAGCGAAACCCAGAAGGTTTTTGCTACAGAACAAAAAACTGAACGGATGGTAATTAGTGGAATAGGCGTTTATTCTGATGCACCTACAGGTACTAAAATTCAGGGCTTAAAAGCACCTGAAAAAGAACAAATGTTTTTAATAAATGAAGAAGCAAGATTTTCTCTAAAGGCTTATGATGAATATTATAACCCAATAGATGCAAATAACTTCCCTATAATTTGGCAAGAAGTTGGAAACCTAGGGAACGTTGTAGAAAATAAATTTATTCCTGCTAAATCTGGAAAGACAGAAATAAGTGCAAGTATTGATAATCAAAGTATTAAATTTCCTATAAAAATAATAGGAAGAGATGATATTGACCAAATGGAGGTTACAGGAACACCAGGAGCTAATGCTGCAGGAGATACTAAAGAGTTAAGTATTACTATGAAGACTAAATATGGAGAAACAAAAAAGGTGCCTGCTTATTCAGTAGATTGGGAATTCTTTAACTTTTATGGACAAGTTTCACCAGATGGAACTTTAACAATTAATGATACTATGGGTAACGCTGTAGGCTTTGTAGTAGCTAGATACGAGGGCTTTAGTGCACCTTTTATCTTACAATTTAGTGGTAATGAACAAGGGACAGTACCTGGAGCGGGAGAACATAAAACATTAGAATTAACAATTGGCAAAAAGACATTACAAGCTGGTGGAGCTAACCTTGAAATGGATGTAGCGCCAGTAATCATTGGTGGACGTACATTAGTGCCTGTAAGATTTATCTCTGAAGCCCTTGGCGCAAAGGTTAACTGGGAGGCTGAAGCTAACAACGTAACTATTGTAAAAGAAAAAAACTGGATTGACCTTTGGCCAGAGAATAATTTCATGGTAGTAAACGGAAAAACAAATAGTCTTGATGTCGCACCAAAGATAATTGAAGGAAGAACAATGCTCCCATTAAGAGCTGTATCTGAAAGTCTTAATTTAAAAGTTGAGTGGGATGAAAAGAATCAAACAATAAAATTATATTAA